The following coding sequences lie in one Saccharopolyspora hordei genomic window:
- a CDS encoding GreA/GreB family elongation factor: MTIAQTRWLTKEAHDRLRAELDELLAHRAEGSGDDELTEEGQRRARIREIQDLLSSAVVGETPPDDGIAEPGMVLTVRFDDGETETFLLGTRAGTEDDDLDVYSPDSPLGAALTGAQQGETRTYTVPGGGTAEVTLLRAVPYGQHRA; this comes from the coding sequence ATGACCATCGCGCAGACCCGTTGGCTGACGAAGGAAGCGCACGACCGGCTCCGCGCCGAGCTCGACGAGCTGCTCGCGCACCGCGCCGAGGGCAGCGGCGACGACGAGCTCACCGAGGAGGGGCAGCGCCGGGCGCGCATCCGCGAGATCCAGGACCTGCTGAGCAGCGCGGTCGTCGGCGAGACGCCGCCCGACGACGGGATCGCCGAGCCCGGCATGGTGCTCACCGTGCGTTTCGACGACGGCGAGACCGAGACCTTCCTGCTCGGCACCCGCGCCGGCACCGAGGACGACGACCTCGACGTGTACTCGCCGGACTCGCCCCTCGGCGCCGCGCTGACCGGTGCCCAGCAGGGCGAGACGCGCACCTACACCGTCCCGGGCGGTGGCACCGCGGAGGTGACGCTCCTGCGGGCGGTGCCGTACGGGCAGCACCGCGCGTGA